One window of Pelobates fuscus isolate aPelFus1 chromosome 9, aPelFus1.pri, whole genome shotgun sequence genomic DNA carries:
- the LOC134572953 gene encoding TRPM8 channel-associated factor homolog: MSATESYRALVKNIDTSDFTGTQVPCDLLLSGEKAFPVVVNTEGQTLIAASQYGKGRIVVLAHEAYVSSSNFTQFIDNAIEWLKPSKDSLVGVHEKFSSMVQSLASRGHAVESTYDFYTKYGVYCMHAYDDRQSSELIWALKAGHGLLIGGRAWYWMTKNKLKNVLLDFPGNKVASVAGIQFLNNYGFKDMFAITPEIPTRPLIAKYVWNISEDGKQLMNGISELRIFDSGTPSNLLVHGERAFPLVIDESNKTYLAACYYGKGRVVVATHEDQISKSHQKQLITNVISWLDAGRDGIVGVQRDLYELQAHLHEHGFASKRSDFNTLFSVYCCTSYTNNYAQKLQEFVAEGGGLLIGGQAWYWASQNPGIDELINYPGNNIINHFGISIIAGIDASYKRKKIHFENLNEKYQCRRALSQLQNALDNNQMIHAPLSSWIVKLAEDCAILLSIGENDSQTFHSLKKTLVNLLLKFGIPEVSNDRRVKRGSKEAFLLRVAAGLRNTLPNFENLAAKLVPTPITLPVTSHGSLEINGTNKGNGAWRSTGFYVPPGKIAKVNFPAAAVNMGLEVQVGCHSDDLSNLPELKRPPFVTQRYAVTQTTLQVSNIFGGLLYVIIPKGCNLGQIMISIEEAVLAPYFKHGETTQDSWVETIRHYPSPWAEFESENIIFTVPSDVVISLMNPSEPLLLWERIMTAVFELSGLPSQSDRPERFVADVQITDGWMHSGYPIMCHLESAKVFLDYNDLCKVTWGATHELGHNQQLSEWELPPHTDEAMCNLWAIYTHENVLGILRAAAHFELEPQNREQRIEKHMERGAPLEEWTEWLCLETYLQLQESFGWGPYIKLFSDYQNMVGIKDENIFKMNLWAELFSQEVKKNLVPFFKTWNWPIDEQTSKILSLLPEWDENPMKKYIV; the protein is encoded by the exons ATGAGCGCTACAGAGTCATACAGAGCTCTTGTCAAAAACATTGATACCTCAGATTTTACAGGAACCCAAGTTCCGTGTGACCTACTTCTTTCTGGCGAAAAAGCATTTCCAGTTGTGGTGAACACCGAAGGTCAAACTCTTATAGCTGCTTCTCAATACGGGAAGGGTCGTATCGTAGTACTAGCACATGAAGCATACGTATCAAGTTCTAACTTTACCCAGTTCATTGATAATGCAATAGAATGGCTGAAACCCTCAAAAGATTCTTTGGTTGGGGTCCATGAAAAGTTCTCTTCAATGGTACAATCTCTCGCTAGCAGAGGCCATGCCGTGGAGTCTACCTATGATTTTTACACTAAATATGGAGTCTACTGCATGCATGCCTATGACGATAGGCAATCAAGTGAACTCATCTGGGCTTTAAAAGCAGGACATGGCTTGTTAATTGGAGGACGAGCTTGGTATTGGATGACtaagaacaagctgaaaaacgTCCTGCTAGATTTTCCAGGAAACAAGGTGGCAAGTGTAGCTGGTATCCAATTTCTTAATAATTATGGATTCAAAGATATGTTTGCCATAACACCAGAGATACCAACACGTCCTCTTATTGCGAA GTATGTGTGGAACATTTCTGAAGATGGTAAGCAATTGATGAATGGAATATCTGAGTTGCGTATATTTGACAGTGGTACCCCATCCAATCTTCTTGTTCACGGGGAAAGGGCCTTTCCTCTTGTAATAGATGAATCCAATAAAACATATCTTGCGGCATGTTATTATGGAAAAGGCAGGGTTGTAGTTGCAACCCACGAGGATCAAATTAGCAAATCTCACCAAAAACAGTTAATTACTAATGTAATCTCTTGGCTAGATGCCGGAAGGGATGGAATAGTTGGCGTACAAAGAGACTTATATGAACTTCAAGCTCATCTTCATGAACATGGTTTTGCCAGTAAACGCTCAGACTTCAACACACTTTTCAGTGTCTATTGCTGTACATCATATACAAATAATTATGCTCAAAAACTCCAGGAATTTGTTGCAGAGGGTGGTGGATTACTCATTGGAGGACAAGCATGGTATTGGGCTTCGCAAAATCCTGGTATTGATGAGCTCATCAACTATCCTGGAAATAATATAATCAACCATTTTGGTATAAGTATCATAGCTGGAATAGATGCATCATATAAAcgcaaaaaaatacattttgagaaCCTCAACGAGAAATATCAGTGTCGAAGAGCTCTTTCTCAGCTTCAGAATGCTTTAGACAACAATCAAATGATCCATGCTCCACTCTCCTCCTGGATTGTCAAACTAGCTGAAGATTGTGCAATACTTCTAAGCATTGGAGAAAATGACAGCCAGACTTTTCATTCTTTAAAAAAGACACTTGTAAATCTTTTGCTGAAGTTTGGTATACCAGAGGTTAGTAATGATAGGCGAGTGAAAAGAGGGAGCAAGGAGGCTTTTCTGTTGAGAGTGGCAGCAGGACTTCGAAACACATTGCCCAACTTTGAAAACCTTGCGGCAAAGCTGGTTCCAACTCCTATAACTCTTCCTGTGACTTCACATGGCAGCCTAGAAATCAATGGCACAAATAAAG GAAACGGAGCATGGAGAAGTACTGGATTTTATGTTCCGCCAGGAAAAATTGCTAAAGTGAATTTTCCAGCAGCTGCAGTCAATATGGGACTGGAG GTGCAGGTCGGCTGTCACTCAGATGACCTCAGTAATCTTCCTGAGCTGAAACGCCCCCCATTTGTGACACAGCGATATGCAGTTACCCAAACCACTTTACAAGTCTCTAATATTTTTGGTGGCCTCCTCTACGTTATCATTCCAAAAGGTTGTAACTTAGGACAAATAATGATAAGCATTGAAGAAGCTGTTCTTGCTCCGTATTTCAAGCATG GAGAAACAACTCAGGATTCCTGGGTGGAAACTATACGCCATTACCCTTCACCATGGGCAGAATTTGAAAGCGAGAACATTATCTTCACAGTTCCGTCTGATGTAGTCATTTCCTTGATGAACCCAAGTGAACCACTCTTGCTCTGGGAAAGGATCATGACAGCAGTTTTCGAGTTGTCTGGGCTTCCATCTCAATCTGACAGGCCTGAGAGATTTGTAGCCGACGTACAGATTACAGATG GCTGGATGCACTCTGGTTATCCCATAATGTGCCATCTGGAGTCAGCTAAAGTTTTTCTAGATTATAATGACCTCTGCAAGGTAACGTGGGGTGCTACCCATGAACTAGGACACAACCAACAGTTAAGTGAATGGGAACTACCCCCTCACACAGATGAAGCTATGTGCAACCTCTGGGCTATCTACACCCATGAAAATGTACTGGGGATCCTCCGAGCAGCTGCACATTTTGAGCTGGAGCCCCAAAACAGAGAACAGAGGATTGAAAAACATATGGAAAGAGGTGCCCCGCTGGAAGAATGGACTGAGTGGCTCTGTTTGGAAACTTACCTACAG CTACAGGAAAGCTTTGGCTGGGgtccgtacattaagctgttctCCGATTACCAGAACATGGTGGGCATCAAGGATGAAAATATTTTCAAGATGAATCTCTGGGCTGAATTGTTTTctcaagaggttaaaaaaaatttggttccGTTTTTCAAGACTTGGAATTGGCCCATTGATGAGCAAACATCAAAAATACTTTCCTTATTACCTGAATGGGATGAAAAtccaatgaaaaaatatattgtgtaa